The Apis cerana isolate GH-2021 linkage group LG16, AcerK_1.0, whole genome shotgun sequence genome segment ataagtttagaataaaaaatatttatgaattatatatttagttttttatgagaattataatatattttttggatttaataGTAAGAtactagaaattattattatatctattaaattattatatatattttcctgaTCAATTTCATGataattcatgaatatttttttttgtataatttaccttacgaatataacaaaagtaaaaatctccaaataaataattgtaattggcatgtatattaaaatatacgcaTTTTCATATGTGaaccaatatatatttaacaaacaaAGGCTTGACATCATTGTGCtccatataattaatgattgtgtgacaaaaagaaaagttttcctataattttttttaataccgaATGATTCTAAAGTATTGTCTATTTCTTCACATCTCGcaataattattcttgaatgctataataatcagaaaaaaagaaagtaataaaaactgtacaaattttataaaaattttatatatatatatatatatgttatgtatatgtttatttatttatttgttaagttttaacttttatttttcttttataatattttcaattataatatttcgaaataaatgataaatttacttaagtaaaattttataaaatgaaattatttttttctatgtttttattaataaagatatacaataacaaatagcatttgaattttgaatgagATCTAAactactttatatttaaatttatgaaaagaacTGATATCTGTTACttcatttaagaatataataattgattttcttattaaagaaCTCGAAGTTAAAACCATAAAgcaatgaatttttgaaattaaattcaagttATTGGGATTTGTAAGTTCTTCTCCTGCATTTCCTTCtaattacagaaaatataattaataaataattataacaataaattaaataattaattaaatataattataattaaataaattaaataattaattaaatataattataattaaataaattaaataattaattaaatataattataattaaataaattaaataattaattaaatataattataattaaatataattatatacataaaatcgtttctataataaatattatatatatgtctttattatattttattttttattttctttatgatattatttttaataataaagataatatttaaaatattcttgatatttaaaattcttttcaatcatTCTCAATCTTCATTCTTAAccaaattagataataatgtaatataattataatatataatataatataaatgtaatgtaatataatataatatataataatataatataaaataattaacgtaAAAATCCactcaaaattgaatttttcacctatatatatatttttttattaatatttttggatataaTGAATACatcgattataaatcattaaaataatcagtAAATACTCctaatacatttatatctacttttttattaaatattcgaatatttagattatacataaataatttataatacatataattatacattttagatgaaaataaaaattatgattttatgattttaataacgtTAATAACGTTAAAAGACTTATAGttcaaagtaattaataaaagttttgagcagtttaaaataacaacaaaATATTAGAGTAATAAaatgctataatattataacttattatataaatattgtattatatatattattatatattatataaaaatattatacgtttttcaaatatctaaaaaaaaagcttgGTATAAGATAtgcaaataatgataaatttataatctgtgCGATGAAGAAACTATTAATGAATGTTCACatgcgaataattatttaaaaaataatcaaaaaggaTTTAAACATAAGGAATAATaggatatataagaaataaggattatatcgtttttaatgattatacatattcaaaaaaattatgatttcacAATTcacaaaacattttaaatttgaatgaaatgacAATAAGATTCATTAATTTCCTGCTTCTTCGATCTAcgatacaaaaatttgtaatatgagACATTCGATGTTAGAgaagtaatttataaagaaataaaatatttacttatacttGAATTTGAGGattcatttatacattatatattattctataaaaaaacacaataaaaattacgtaaaaaaattGCTCTTGAGTTttcataagataaaatatcattcattgaataaaatcgaaatttccatattggaattaaatatattcgaaaatttctgaaatttccaaaaaatatttaagaattccaGTAATCTTGGCTATATCGAACAAtgtgttgaaaatattataacaaaaaaaattataaaattaaaaattaaaaaattataaaattattattttattttctaaaaatgttaattttattttttttcaaaaaaatcattaatattttgtttttttttaaattaataattaaatgttaataattaaaatatcataatatttcttatttttatctgaaacttaataaattatgtttgtatcgaaaattatttacgtaaaatttaaatttaaatgttaggatatttaattaaaaaataaaatataaatatataagatattgcacgtgaaagtatttatttctatacatgTGTACCTGTATATATTTCAACTACTCGTCTATTTGTGTATTAAAAAGTAGACggattaaaaaacataaatatattaactactacaatattaactatataagtatattaactatatatattttatatatatgaaatgaagaaaagaaaatgaaaatgattaatgattattaaaaataataattaaatttttcgatgtttttttttcaatgcaatGACTGAATAATAGATTGAATATTTAAgctcttaattttaattttaatcttgtatttttaatttatctttctattattatcttttatttatttttaaaatattaaatattgtcataaaatattattaaatatataataaatatatatataaataattataataaatatattataattataataaatatatatattaataaatatattattttcataataaacaaaaataacaaaatattattatatatataaaaataaaaatattattatttattaaaatattattatatatataaaaataaaaatattattatgtattaaaatattattatatatataaaaataaaaatatttttatgtattaaaatattattatatatataaaaataaaaatattattatgtaataatatagatagattttctttttattttcacgattATGAAATGATCGGATATgaaatgcaattaaaattttttcgatctataaaatatgcatatacaagattgaaaaaaaataatattgtcaatttatcaattgctACAAGTCTTTTTGATATATCAATTTGATATATcaagtatgtttttttttcatctagttataatacatcaaatatattttctaatttatatatatgaatattattgtacaaaaattttttttattgaactatatatacatatatatagtacatcaaatacaatataaaacaatacagCAATAGATAATTTgcgaatatcgaaaattattaaaatttaaaataatttcacgtcATAAAATAGATAAGACATCTCTAtgactaaataataattgatctgatattataaaattatctaaaaaatcataataaataaaaatcataataagtaaatttgaaTACTACCATCTTTTACAACGTGAGATTGGTTATTtgctctttattatttattattaaataatcttttattagtaatcattgaacattttttatctatatttattatatattataaaaaagaattacttttatattattgtttttttttattataaaatttttatagagaaaattttttcagttgtaaaaataacatattaatctACTACCTAATAGTACTAACATAGgtaatctaatattattcaaatatttgctttattttatataaaatttatctagaaaaagttatatataaaaaaaaagaaataaaatacattgatttttatttaatacaatcaaATCTTTATACGTAACTCAAAAACTTCTGTGAGATTACATTTTACTctcttcatttatttctattcattttcttgaaaaataaaaacttataagtaaaaatataaactttgatTCATTTgctgttttatatatagattattgattattgattgaaTTGAATCTCAAAAATGTAGGAACTGAAGATTCTTGAtgtaatttcaacattttttttttgcaaaaactttcattatgatttcttaataagttattaacaaaaaaaaaaagtctattCGAGCCGTATTCGCTACGTCATATAGCGTCGTCTTAATCGATTGAACACAAACAAATCTGAGAAATATATCTAAGAAAATatgttgaatattataatttattcattattatatgatacaattcaatataattttattgataaagaaatatttattatattcagtttcttgttaataatttattaatgaaagtttttgcaaaagaaaatgttgcttgaaattagaaatttttagataatatttttggaatattgtgtataataaaatatattatctataataaaattcaaaatatttcgatttccacaaatttaatcatatctacaaatcaaattaaatcaattttatcatctaCAATTGAAATCAATTATGCGTGACAACATATGAGTTTTCTATcttgtattattttgaatattcgaaaataaaaaaaattaaaagcttttccttctttaaatctttaaaattaaaaaaaatcgtttatataattttataataataatataaaataatataataataatatcaaatttttatttgttaaattgttagccgaaaattttcttattataatttctcttattataatttgaaaatcttagCTGTTTTTTTGAGATTCAAATTATCACACTGAATTATTGTACATATTACAACAcagtatatattatgtaatatttcaatagaatactatataatgatttaataaaataatttagaaaacaagtggaatttttatatttgtttgcctcaaatattcatcaaatCCTAGCTAACAATATcaccatatttttttaagaataattcaatatttgtttaaaaatccaattttattatccgattcattactaaaaattatatattgttacatattCTTTGTTTCACTTTCTATCATcaacaaaaatgaatttagaataaatttatttttcaataaaaattacatttccgtttaaatttttatttattttttaacacgattagataattgaaaattaattattcatttttttgttattttttgtagaaaaatgattctataatatattcgatattcatccgttttttaagaatgaataataattaataattaataatgaatatagtcatttctatataaacatccttttatttgctttaaaaaatatatttattagaaaattaaaggatgataaaagatattaattataaaaaaataaaatgtatgtttttgaaaaaattgtaccACATCCTTTCTTGGTTACATAAGTTTTGTCTATAATACCGAGTTAATCCTttagaatgtttataaaatcgttaatttttatttatttctattttttttctgattgaCTTATGACTTCATGctatatatctttcaattagAGTATaatgttcaattaataaagttattggcagttttattaatatttttatcaataagattgatttatttttcagcaTATCTTCTGCAAGACCGcctataataagatattttttattcattttaatataaacattttattttatttactatatttgattcaaacaatattattgcgaatttatttatttatttatttatataaatttatttttattgatttttattttcattataaattaaatatctactaataattttccttttatatttctatttgctatggaaataaaatctgatttttatttataatttaattcttttcatatttatttttattcaaaataccttgctaattattgttaaatattgcttattattattattattattatttatttatttatttatttatttatttctttctttctttctttctttctttcttatgaagaaaatttatgagattatgaagaaaaaagttagaaatgtcataaattaaaaagtcataaaataataaattaaaacgacttaagaacgaattaaaaattaaatgtaattacaaaaaaaagattattataatatatttgcatttgtttaaaatttaagtctCTTCATTATTgatgtataaagaaaaaataattaaatttaatcgatatttctatgcatacaattatataacaaatattagtaTTCTACTATAAGatcttgtataataattgcatcaattttaatattttctttattaaggtTAAATGTTTATCTGTAAaaagcatttttttaataatgtgaaatcatttaaaaaatctgaattttccattctttaaagattgtttttcattagaagttaaaaaaatttatattaataagcaAGAATGTGAAAAACAATTCGTTCCGAGAATTTTCGAGAAGCAAAGATTGAGaattattccatatatatataaaattgtacgatatatatataaatcatttttattaaaatctaatataaatcacaaattttaattatattaatattacttttggttttgttaaaataagtaaattttaaataggagtcaactttaaataaatatttgctttttactagattaaaatattactcattattaattgtaatcataaagatttcttttatatctatagttacattatatttttttatatttttttattattagaattattttatataatacatttatataataaatcaaataaaattaaaaataattatgtgcacattataataatcgaaaagtgaatattttcatatagcatttatattttgttcaacaatcttataatattcttactatattttattattataactttagaCATACTTACTTTTGTATTCATCATtccaagaattataaaaatcataacaaCTGTgacaataatgaataaaaaaaatttaaaagtgatcTCTGCATATGCAGGCCAATCTTCGTAATTCCTTCTCAATGctgtataaagataaataatacatagaaTGATGCCTATACCGgcatatattatactatagcCATATCGTAAATTTCCTTTTGATTCAAATATACGTaaactaaatatttcattgattataATCAAAGGTGCGAGCGAAGCATATTGAGTTCTTGGTGTCcatattaagatttttgtcATAATCTTATCAATTATTACGTCTAAAAGTACAACAAATTTTGGAATTATGATTAAAggaattataacaaataattagcGTGATAAGATGGATTTATAAGAAtcggaaatataaattataaatatttaatataattttacaagtattcaatattttttgtttaaattcatgaaataaaatttttttcaaaattgtataaatacaatctataaattaatatggaataaattaatatgaaaacaaagaaataaaattttggataaaataaatcaatgtttAAAACCGTcgaagtaatttatttaaacataatatttttttatcattatatttctttatcattatatatttcataattaaagattaaatttcattgcatAAAAAGGAATTCCACATATATGATATTTGCTtacctttcatatttttcttatttctgttcatataaataataatacttaatttatatataattatctctttttatattataatattataattttctcttttttactaattatctatttcgtttttttatgtttttactaaattatatattattccaaaatgaataaatgcaTCTATTTATATgctcattataatatttttctcatttcatttatgattaatcTGATTAAAGATAATCATGTTATTTGgagttacaatatatttataattatatattttcaaaataattcttctttaaaaataatcaaagatcATAtgtcatttcatatttatcgataataaaaatgatacaaattaaaatgtaaaatataatttttttttaaagaaaatgttaagCTTAATCTAATCTTCTTTCAAGATTaagttatataagttttatattatgagtGATTAATGAGAATTAGAGTGTTTTCCATTAGAAATTCcttgtaaatattatgttttatttatgataaaattttaacgcatcaattcttttttattgaacCATATCGTTGATTACTTTCATatgagtaataaaataataaactatataaaaaaataataaataaaatacatataacacgtagaaatataaagatgaaaatattttttaaataatcttttaatttattgaatatataactaatgttataactaataatatataaaaaaaaattatttacatttgtaaaaaacatataagaaaaatgatgaaaattaacatatataattaaattaaatcaaatagaaacaatttattaaaataataatacatgatATATTACTACAGAGTACttcaaaagtaatatataataatttataaacaataatatgtcACTAGCCTAACGAGTCATATAAATGACTCAATTAATCaatctttctatttattttttcaaaaaaatatatacgttttaGTTAAGTGATTTTTCTATGATAAACTAATCAGTATGATcagtaaaacaaaatatatgaaatataattctacgagacaattaaaaagttattatacatattatataattttcatggaCAAATAAAGAGGGATAATTAGTTTGCAAGTTGACTAAATCTCAATATAAGTGATAAAATGTACTTCATATtggaaatcaatatttttttctttataatattcatggaAACAACTCTTatgtttttattctattatctataatagaagtttataaaatgcatatttatttaaataaataaaataaaatattaataagataagatattaataattgtacataCATTTGatgtcgtttttttttcaatatggcaaatgcgatatatttttcttgtgaaattattatggTGTCTTAAGTTTCTTTTGCATCACGCTAAGAATGACTTTAATtggctatttttatataaacatgcaGGCTTATTTATTATGGCATCGGTTTCAGTCTTCCCAAATCTCTTTAAAGTTCGTTTCATTAGTGATACAGTTTCTTacgcttaaaaaattttttgagtaAATCTTATTATAGTATCTCATTTgatgtgaataataaatacaatattgtcTGCTTAAATTACAGATTCCCATTATTTAGAGAGATGTTCTTGGGTTGTTTAAAAAGtagtttcgtttttttatgacaataaaatatattttttaatagtatatatatatatatatatatattttatttaattacatattgacTATTGTGGTCTAATACATGTCATCTTTTAGGTAGTAACATGATTCCATGCTCGTAAAACTTTTGAtctttatttgcaaaaaattgattcaagtgatttttgacatttaaaatatactatcTGCTTTGCTATCTGAAAAATTCTGTAAAGATCGAAACAAATGGCAATCCGATGATGCCAGATCTGGCGAATATGATGGATACAGTAGCATCTCTTATCCAAGTTGTAACTTCTGGCGAATCATTAAACTCATGTGAGGTCTAGCATAATGAAATACcacatattttttgttaattaattcaagTCTCTTTTGTTTGATGGAATCCTTTAATTTGTCCAATTAATTGCACTATACTTCCGAATTAATTGTACAATCATCAGATAGAagcccaaaaaaaaaaaaaacaattcccatcaaagagagagaggatcacTTTTTTCTGATGAATATTAGCTTTGAGCTGGTTCATTTCTACTGATTCTTGATCATTTTTGTTTAACATTATCGTAAAcaatttacttttcatttcCAATTATGATCCgctttaaaaatgaatcattttgTTTATGTTTAGTAAATCACAAATATCAATACGAAGAATATGTGGAACCTAAATATTCAGAATGAAACAAAGCCGTTTCATGTGATCATGAACAATcgaattcaataaattcaatctcataacaatttctaataaatattattcgtcgGTTTGTTTCAATTAGTATCTTTATTTTGTCTTCATAAGCTTCAATTGGTCTTCCAAAACACATCTTTAATGCCGAAATTATCGGcacgaaattttgaaaaccaGTTTTGATACTGATATACTgttaatacatatatcttcTCCATAGAGAAGATATCTTCacataacttttttcttgTCTGAACACCATACTTATCTTttcagtaataaaaaaataaaatatgccgAAAATGCTTTTTTTAGTTGTTACAACCAGAAAAACACAACCGCACagaattaaacgaatttttcttataaataaaccaTGAAATGGTTCAATGGTTTAGAATAAAGTTGGctggataaatatttatatagctaGCGATATTagtgtaaaaaaatgaaattactttCCAAACAATCCAGAATCATgtgatcaaaattatatagaactattataaatatttaaagttcattgaaatcacattacaattttatttgtagtTTTATTACTGAAATGTTACTAGCAGaactatttcatatttaagttGGTAGTTAATTGGTTTTCACACATTGGTTTGAATATATTGTAAGTACGCGCAATTACGTTTTATTAAACACGTGTTTATTCAGTCAAATCAATGagtttatttatagttttatttatattttttttttgttttcattgcTGTCaacaagaattatatataataatataattaataatatataaatcaaacgaTTAAAACAATTAGCGTGAATTATAGAAGCTTAAACAATACTGTAATactgtattattaaatgtattattaaatgagaTATGACAAGATTCActccaaaaaaatttttatacattactatgaatacgaaataaaaagaataaaaattgaaaatatttgatttcataagaaataatgaatgatttcataagaaaaatatatcgcatttgctacattaaataaaagattgatattaaatattaatgtttaatttttgtcaatagaaaagaaagacaTTAGAAGAATGATTAGAAATTGGACTAAAAATATCCAAACATTAATGTATAGACCAAcgaatatattagtatataaaaacgaatatattaatgaaaaaaatcatagaaaaatgccgaaaaaatacaatttttaaaaactcgtTCCtttctatatgaaaatataaatttttaattgtgcgTTAATATTAGAGAAATAAGCATTAGGCAAcctatattagattttttaaaagaaaatatcatagaaatttGCGGTGTCGAATTTCATTACAAATCATAATTGACTTtggagatttaaaaaaagatatatgaatattaattgacaaatatatttatataaacaactaatattttttttattaattataatacattttatctttgtttttattctttctaaaaacatttccaaatattaagacgaaattaattaatttatataaatttatattatgatataaaaaattatatcaatttaaattcatttcataaaactaatataacaaaattaaatatttacaattcgaaattagaaattatatagcagaaattatttaaatcgtagagagaaagaatttatattgaaaccAGAAAAAATCGACAATatcatttcgtttattttaaatttcg includes the following:
- the LOC108004211 gene encoding uncharacterized protein LOC108004211 isoform X3 encodes the protein MNRNKKNMKDVIIDKIMTKILIWTPRTQYASLAPLIIINEIFSLRIFESKGNLRYGYSIIYAGIGIILCIIYLYTALRRNYEDWPAYAEITFKFFLFIIVTVVMIFIILGMMNTKHSRIIIARCEEIDNTLESFGIKKNYRKTFLFVTQSLIIWSTMMSSLCLLNIYWFTYENAYILIYMPITIIYLEIFTFVIFVSILIDKLHKMNVIIKKVYELSNINDIKIRYKIQSHIAYKFILVMDYHNTKHFTRHFLQLMRYMHFEILKLSHELNRAYTYQILLDLAVHFTLITCGLYNIYFSFTLKLTDLLTNKENLLFLLWIFISSAKTIFLNNHCNNYYHEVEITAHLLRELEICYLDNSIKDENF